The Hymenobacter sp. GOD-10R genome includes a window with the following:
- the murB gene encoding UDP-N-acetylmuramate dehydrogenase, whose amino-acid sequence MTTSPVLESNVSLRPHNTFGIDAKARLFARFTSVEELRALLALPEVQQAEKLILGGGSNLLFTKDFDGIVLKNEIQELEVIEYDEASNTALVRSGAGESWHGLVEYALSQDLSGIENLSLIPGTVGAAPLQNIGAYGAELQDTFEYLEAVEISTGHLRTFTRVECGFGYRESVFKTTLKNQYIVTAVVLRLRQQHQLNMSYGAIRTTLEEMGLEADPTPANVSEAVMRIRRSKLPDPAEIGNAGSFFKNPELSQAKYDALKAEYPDLPGYPVPGGVKVPAAWLIERGGWKGFRRGAHGVHDRQALVLVNHGGAHGADIQLLAQEIIASVRAKFGVELHPEVNIM is encoded by the coding sequence ATGACTACGTCTCCCGTGCTTGAATCCAACGTCTCCTTACGCCCTCATAACACGTTCGGCATCGATGCCAAAGCGCGTCTTTTCGCCCGCTTTACGAGCGTGGAAGAGCTGCGTGCCCTGCTTGCGTTACCCGAAGTGCAGCAAGCAGAGAAGCTCATCCTAGGTGGAGGTAGCAACCTGCTCTTTACCAAGGATTTTGATGGCATTGTTCTGAAAAACGAGATTCAGGAGCTGGAAGTAATCGAGTATGATGAGGCTAGCAATACTGCTCTGGTACGCTCCGGAGCGGGCGAGTCGTGGCACGGCTTGGTGGAGTATGCGCTCAGTCAGGACTTGAGCGGTATTGAGAACCTGTCGTTGATACCCGGCACGGTAGGCGCCGCGCCGCTTCAAAATATTGGCGCTTACGGCGCCGAGCTGCAAGATACCTTCGAGTACCTCGAAGCGGTAGAAATCAGTACGGGCCACTTGCGCACGTTCACGCGCGTCGAATGCGGATTTGGTTACCGGGAAAGCGTGTTTAAAACAACGCTGAAGAACCAGTACATCGTAACCGCAGTCGTGTTGCGCTTGCGCCAGCAGCACCAACTCAACATGAGCTATGGTGCTATCCGGACTACACTAGAAGAGATGGGCTTGGAAGCGGACCCTACGCCCGCCAACGTAAGCGAGGCCGTCATGCGTATTCGCCGCAGCAAGCTACCCGATCCGGCCGAAATAGGAAATGCCGGTAGCTTTTTCAAAAACCCTGAGCTTTCTCAGGCCAAGTACGACGCTTTGAAAGCGGAGTATCCTGACCTGCCAGGGTATCCGGTTCCGGGGGGTGTGAAAGTGCCCGCCGCGTGGCTCATCGAGCGGGGCGGGTGGAAGGGTTTCCGACGTGGCGCCCACGGCGTGCACGATCGGCAAGCCTTGGTATTGGTAAATCACGGCGGCGCGCACGGTGCCGATATTCAATTGCTAGCCCAAGAAATCATTGCCTCCGTCCGCGCAAAATTCGGAGTGGAATTGCATCCCGAAGTTAATATCATGTAA
- a CDS encoding TonB-dependent receptor, with amino-acid sequence MKKPVPRMRRFTIPVLLCCLPLQPFVAAANIPIIKDNSRMGLDFRPLADIALKGRVTDEKGQGLPGVNVVVKGTTNGAQTDADGNYTLTAPDNGTLVISYVGYVAQEVAINGRTTVAISLAPDTKALNEVVVVGYLTENRQNLSSAVSSADVAESRKTPVPTVSQAIQGRVAGVQVQGSSGPGASPVITIRGVGNLGAGSNPLYVIDGLWSDNIRDLNPNDVESLTVLKDASSTAVYGSRGANGVVIITTKKGSSGAPKISFNGYTGVESVYKRYDLTNASEWADRNAAASRAAGLDPFPGANKAAGTFNPNIDTDWQKEFFQTGKINDYNLSFSGGSSTGNNASNFLISAGYFNQQGIVEGPSFERYSLRLNSGMTKGKFKIQENAQITHINTKLLNGVPFVEVLTALPGIPVYDPATSSGYGFGTDALPNYSTNPIGLQNIINNTQYNNRLQGSLSAEYAFFDFLTYRLNLGIESHDFKDRTTQRVGALRRGDAVNPAYLTENRGDETFLLAENTLNFNKRLGEHNVNVVLGYSEQKFRATNASATNRGYSSVPQYYFVLGAGTSNPGVDGTNYQNGKRSYFIQATYDYKGRYLLSGSFRRDGSSRFSKDNQYGNFGAGSIGWRISEEDFFKEALPIINNLKLRASYGVNGNDGLPNAYLYQATINQNVNYPNAAGGIAQGSSQITLASNGIQWEERYTSDAGLDLSLLDDRVTLSADYYISNTKKALVNPPIPVYLGNFGGNPYRNFGNLRNQGFELAVGYHETKKAFTYGADFNLTTIKNEVTSIAEGGQIPDPEGITFTQVGQPVGQFYLIPFEGIFQTQEEVLNYKNAGGQVIQPYASPGDVKYRDSNGDGIINNRDRVAVGNPFPKVQMGLNLTAAYKGFDLSVFLQGVTGNNVFNEAKFWLSRYDGVSNYERDALPWTPENPSNTNPRLLAANSPNANLSQAASQNNIFASTRWLEKGDYARLRNVQVGYTFPKTLISKIQGVGNVRVYLTGRNIYTLTNYSGFDPETPGTGFFGRGVDNGSYPNVRSFTAGLQVDF; translated from the coding sequence ATGAAAAAGCCTGTACCTAGAATGCGCCGGTTTACGATTCCGGTCTTGCTCTGCTGCTTGCCTTTACAACCCTTCGTAGCTGCGGCGAATATTCCTATAATAAAGGATAATAGCCGGATGGGATTAGACTTTCGCCCGCTCGCTGATATCGCACTCAAAGGACGTGTGACGGATGAGAAAGGCCAAGGCCTGCCCGGTGTAAACGTTGTGGTAAAAGGTACTACGAATGGTGCCCAAACCGATGCCGACGGTAACTACACCCTCACAGCACCCGATAATGGTACGCTGGTTATTTCCTACGTTGGCTATGTTGCCCAAGAGGTAGCCATCAATGGCCGCACGACAGTCGCTATTTCATTAGCTCCTGACACCAAAGCATTGAATGAGGTAGTGGTAGTAGGTTATCTGACTGAAAACCGCCAGAACCTGAGTAGTGCGGTAAGCAGCGCCGATGTAGCTGAATCTCGTAAAACACCAGTACCTACTGTTAGTCAGGCAATTCAGGGACGAGTAGCGGGCGTGCAGGTGCAAGGGTCCAGCGGCCCTGGCGCCTCGCCAGTTATTACCATCCGGGGGGTAGGTAACCTTGGAGCAGGTAGTAACCCTCTCTATGTTATTGATGGGCTGTGGTCAGATAACATTCGTGACCTCAACCCTAATGATGTAGAGTCGCTGACAGTGCTTAAAGATGCTTCCTCAACAGCGGTGTATGGTTCGCGTGGAGCTAACGGTGTTGTTATTATTACCACTAAGAAAGGTAGTTCGGGCGCACCAAAAATAAGCTTTAACGGCTACACAGGTGTAGAAAGCGTTTACAAGCGCTATGACCTGACGAATGCTAGTGAGTGGGCTGATCGTAATGCAGCGGCATCAAGAGCGGCGGGTTTAGATCCTTTCCCCGGGGCGAATAAAGCAGCTGGTACTTTCAATCCTAACATTGATACCGATTGGCAAAAAGAGTTCTTCCAAACGGGCAAGATCAATGATTATAACTTGAGCTTTTCCGGGGGGAGTTCTACTGGAAACAATGCTTCGAATTTCTTGATTTCAGCTGGTTACTTCAACCAGCAGGGCATTGTGGAAGGGCCTTCGTTTGAACGCTATAGCCTTCGTCTGAACTCGGGCATGACCAAAGGAAAGTTCAAGATTCAGGAGAATGCTCAAATAACCCATATCAATACGAAGTTGCTCAATGGGGTTCCATTTGTGGAAGTCCTGACGGCTCTACCTGGCATTCCGGTTTATGATCCAGCTACAAGCAGCGGCTACGGATTTGGGACGGACGCTTTGCCAAACTATTCTACCAACCCTATTGGGTTGCAGAATATCATCAATAACACTCAATATAATAACAGGTTACAGGGAAGTCTATCGGCTGAATACGCCTTCTTTGACTTTCTAACGTACCGTTTGAACCTAGGTATTGAATCGCATGACTTCAAGGACCGCACCACGCAGAGAGTTGGAGCGCTGCGTCGGGGTGATGCAGTAAACCCTGCTTACTTAACTGAAAACCGCGGCGACGAAACGTTCCTATTGGCTGAGAATACTCTCAATTTCAATAAGCGTTTGGGTGAGCACAATGTGAACGTTGTGCTGGGGTATTCAGAGCAGAAGTTTCGTGCTACCAATGCCAGCGCTACCAACAGAGGATACAGTAGTGTTCCGCAATATTACTTCGTGCTAGGAGCAGGCACGTCCAACCCAGGTGTTGATGGAACGAACTACCAAAACGGTAAACGCTCTTATTTCATCCAAGCTACCTACGATTATAAAGGGCGTTACCTACTGTCGGGAAGCTTCCGTCGTGATGGTTCGTCACGCTTTTCCAAGGACAACCAATACGGTAACTTCGGTGCTGGTTCGATAGGCTGGCGTATTAGCGAAGAAGATTTCTTCAAAGAAGCCTTACCGATCATTAATAATCTGAAGCTGCGGGCTAGCTATGGCGTAAATGGCAATGATGGTTTGCCGAATGCTTACCTCTACCAAGCAACAATCAACCAGAACGTAAACTACCCCAACGCTGCGGGCGGCATCGCGCAAGGTTCGTCGCAGATTACGCTGGCGAGCAACGGGATTCAGTGGGAGGAGCGATATACAAGCGACGCTGGGTTAGACCTAAGCTTATTAGATGACCGGGTCACGTTGTCGGCTGATTACTACATCTCGAATACAAAGAAAGCGCTGGTTAATCCTCCCATTCCTGTTTACCTAGGAAACTTTGGGGGTAACCCGTACCGCAACTTTGGTAACCTCCGCAACCAAGGGTTTGAGTTGGCAGTAGGTTACCACGAGACAAAAAAGGCTTTCACCTACGGAGCTGACTTCAATCTGACCACCATCAAGAACGAAGTTACCAGCATTGCGGAGGGTGGGCAGATTCCTGATCCGGAAGGAATTACGTTTACCCAAGTTGGTCAGCCAGTAGGACAGTTCTACCTAATTCCTTTTGAAGGCATCTTCCAAACGCAGGAAGAGGTGCTGAACTACAAAAACGCGGGTGGTCAAGTAATTCAGCCTTATGCTTCGCCCGGCGATGTAAAGTACCGTGATAGCAATGGCGACGGCATTATTAACAACCGTGACCGGGTAGCCGTTGGTAACCCTTTCCCGAAGGTGCAAATGGGCCTGAACCTGACGGCAGCTTACAAAGGGTTCGACTTGTCGGTGTTCTTGCAAGGTGTAACTGGCAACAACGTCTTCAACGAGGCTAAATTCTGGCTAAGTCGCTACGATGGGGTAAGCAACTACGAGCGTGATGCTTTGCCATGGACGCCAGAAAACCCGTCGAATACAAACCCGCGTTTACTTGCTGCCAACAGCCCCAATGCTAATCTAAGCCAAGCTGCATCACAGAATAATATATTCGCGAGTACGCGGTGGCTGGAAAAAGGAGATTACGCTCGTCTACGAAATGTACAGGTAGGCTATACATTCCCCAAAACGCTGATTAGTAAAATACAAGGAGTTGGCAACGTGCGTGTGTACCTCACCGGGCGTAATATCTACACGCTCACCAACTATTCAGGGTTTGATCCAGAAACACCTGGAACAGGGTTCTTTGGTCGTGGAGTTGATAATGGATCTTATCCTAACGTGCGCAGCTTCACGGCAGGTCTGCAAGTAGATTTTTGA
- a CDS encoding RagB/SusD family nutrient uptake outer membrane protein, with product MKIHKVSTLLLASMLFWTTGCEKDLLDQSNPNAPTVENFWQTADDASKGVIAAYSGVQLTGIYGRMWHFATIPRSDEAYSQSPYTDLANYTRFLQTNYNFEYTQFMWNDYYRGVFRANQVLTRVPAIAMDETLKKQVIGEATFLRSLLYFDLAHLFGNVPMPLTESTSTARFPQASREQVLAQITADLEAVKPNMPVSYTGADRYRVTRGAVAALLGKVYMQQNEWAKAAAQFDEIIKSGQYALTPNYLDNFTAANENNSESIFEIQYSDALLGAGQDNSSASEGCERAQFFGPPVVTYSDVQPRRWIYDEFNDLTRDGKPDPRRDITMFSATSTDPLVYGQTYAQRGYNTSQLYWRKYQNDRTRTFENFVSPINFRVIRYADVLLMQAEALNEMKQTAAALALVNQVRNRVNLALLTGSSTYESMKAQIRHERVTELSGEGTRWTDINRYGLLKNQAGVNELKARDADFNNFVIGKSDLLPLPQSDTDLDKNLVQNPGW from the coding sequence ATGAAAATTCATAAAGTTTCCACGCTTCTTCTAGCTAGTATGCTCTTTTGGACAACTGGTTGCGAAAAAGACTTACTAGATCAATCTAATCCGAACGCTCCTACTGTAGAAAACTTCTGGCAAACAGCTGACGACGCTTCAAAAGGGGTAATTGCTGCTTACTCAGGAGTTCAGCTAACTGGGATATATGGTCGTATGTGGCATTTTGCCACAATTCCTCGCTCCGACGAAGCGTATAGCCAAAGTCCATATACAGACTTAGCAAACTACACGCGCTTCTTGCAGACTAACTACAACTTTGAGTATACTCAGTTCATGTGGAATGATTACTACCGGGGTGTTTTCCGGGCTAATCAGGTGCTCACCAGGGTGCCAGCAATTGCCATGGACGAGACGTTGAAAAAGCAAGTAATAGGAGAAGCTACGTTCCTGAGAAGTTTGCTTTACTTCGACTTAGCCCATTTGTTCGGCAATGTGCCGATGCCATTAACCGAATCTACTTCTACCGCGCGCTTCCCACAGGCAAGCAGAGAGCAAGTATTAGCGCAGATAACAGCTGATTTGGAAGCTGTAAAGCCAAACATGCCTGTGTCCTATACCGGTGCCGATCGGTATCGGGTGACCCGCGGTGCTGTGGCAGCGTTGCTTGGCAAGGTGTACATGCAGCAAAACGAATGGGCCAAAGCAGCTGCACAGTTTGACGAAATTATCAAATCGGGGCAGTACGCACTGACGCCTAACTACTTAGATAACTTCACTGCGGCAAACGAAAATAACAGCGAGTCTATCTTTGAAATTCAGTATTCGGATGCACTCCTAGGTGCAGGGCAGGATAACTCATCCGCGTCAGAAGGCTGTGAACGTGCGCAGTTCTTTGGGCCTCCTGTCGTTACTTATTCCGACGTGCAGCCCCGGCGTTGGATCTACGATGAGTTCAATGATCTGACTCGGGACGGTAAGCCTGACCCACGGCGTGATATCACGATGTTCAGTGCCACGAGTACTGATCCTTTGGTCTACGGGCAAACCTATGCACAGCGGGGCTACAATACTTCTCAGTTGTATTGGCGCAAATACCAGAATGACCGCACCAGAACCTTCGAAAACTTCGTTTCGCCCATAAATTTCCGTGTGATCCGCTACGCGGATGTGCTGCTCATGCAGGCCGAAGCGCTGAATGAAATGAAACAAACGGCTGCGGCTCTCGCACTCGTAAATCAAGTGCGCAATCGGGTTAATCTCGCGCTGCTCACAGGTTCTTCGACCTACGAAAGCATGAAAGCTCAAATTCGCCATGAGCGGGTGACAGAGCTTTCCGGTGAAGGCACTCGTTGGACGGATATCAATCGCTATGGCTTGTTGAAGAACCAAGCAGGCGTAAACGAACTCAAGGCTCGTGATGCCGATTTCAATAACTTCGTTATAGGGAAATCTGATTTGTTGCCCTTGCCACAGTCTGACACCGATTTGGACAAGAACTTAGTTCAAAACCCGGGTTGGTAA
- a CDS encoding ribulokinase, translating to MQNTDSTTAGTDAYVIGVDYGTDSVRALLVNARTGQEVAQAVHYYQRWKTLQYCNPIHNQFRQHPLDYIEGLETTVRKVAQSVPVEQIVGLAVDTTGSTPGPVNEKGVALALTPGFEENPNAMFVLWKDHTALEEAAEVNLKARTWGGEDFTKFEGGIYSSEWFWAKIMHIVREDEAVAKAAHSWMEHCDWMTLLLTGSDLAHFKRSRCAAGHKAMWHESWGGLPIEEFIVHLEPKLAELRGHLYQETYTADESAGNLSEEWATRLGLTTNTVVAVGSFDAHAGAVAGEIEAYSMVKVMGTSTCDIVVAPTQEVGGKLVQGICGQVDGSVIPGMLGLEAGQSAFGDLLAWFRQMLEWPLQNVLSSSTVITPEQQEALREEMSSKLIVELTKAAAQVNPAESAVLALDWVNGRRTPDANQGLKGALMNLTMGTSAPQIFRALVEAICYGSKQIVERFEEEGIPIKQVIGIGGVAKKSAFVMQTLADVLNRPIKIAVSEQAPALGAAMYAAVAAGVHPDVLTAQRAMGSGFAETYEPNPASVAEYQARYEQYQAFGRFVEDVTLREGEVAETTLVDEV from the coding sequence ATGCAAAACACAGATTCAACCACGGCTGGGACTGATGCCTACGTAATTGGAGTCGACTACGGTACCGATTCCGTGCGCGCCCTGCTGGTAAATGCCCGCACGGGCCAAGAGGTAGCCCAAGCTGTGCATTACTACCAGCGCTGGAAAACCCTGCAGTACTGTAACCCCATTCATAACCAATTCCGCCAGCACCCACTCGACTACATCGAGGGCCTAGAGACGACGGTGCGCAAAGTAGCGCAGTCGGTGCCAGTCGAGCAGATTGTGGGCCTCGCTGTAGATACCACTGGGTCAACGCCTGGGCCGGTGAACGAAAAGGGAGTTGCCCTAGCGCTTACGCCCGGCTTCGAGGAAAACCCGAATGCCATGTTCGTGCTCTGGAAAGACCACACGGCGCTGGAAGAAGCAGCCGAGGTGAACCTGAAAGCCCGCACCTGGGGTGGCGAAGACTTCACCAAGTTTGAAGGTGGCATTTACTCGTCGGAATGGTTTTGGGCGAAGATCATGCACATCGTGCGTGAGGATGAAGCCGTGGCCAAAGCCGCGCACTCTTGGATGGAGCACTGCGACTGGATGACGCTGCTGCTCACCGGCAGCGACCTAGCCCACTTCAAGCGTAGCCGTTGCGCCGCTGGGCACAAAGCCATGTGGCACGAGAGCTGGGGCGGTCTGCCCATCGAAGAGTTTATCGTACACTTAGAGCCGAAGCTAGCTGAGTTGCGCGGCCACCTGTACCAAGAGACCTACACCGCCGACGAGTCCGCCGGCAACCTCTCGGAAGAGTGGGCTACGCGCCTAGGTCTAACCACTAACACGGTGGTAGCCGTGGGTAGCTTCGATGCACACGCGGGCGCCGTAGCCGGTGAAATCGAGGCGTACTCAATGGTGAAAGTGATGGGTACTTCTACCTGCGACATCGTGGTAGCACCTACTCAGGAAGTAGGAGGGAAGCTGGTGCAAGGCATCTGCGGCCAAGTGGATGGCTCCGTTATTCCCGGCATGCTAGGTCTGGAAGCTGGGCAGTCGGCTTTTGGCGACTTGCTGGCTTGGTTCCGTCAGATGCTGGAGTGGCCTTTGCAGAATGTGCTATCGTCTTCGACGGTGATTACGCCAGAGCAGCAAGAAGCTTTGCGCGAGGAAATGAGCAGCAAGCTAATCGTGGAGCTGACCAAAGCCGCCGCCCAAGTGAACCCCGCTGAATCAGCCGTGCTAGCCCTCGACTGGGTAAATGGTCGCCGCACGCCCGATGCCAACCAAGGCTTGAAAGGTGCCCTTATGAACCTAACCATGGGCACCAGCGCCCCGCAAATCTTCCGCGCGCTAGTAGAAGCCATCTGCTATGGTTCTAAGCAAATCGTAGAGCGTTTTGAGGAGGAAGGTATCCCGATCAAGCAGGTTATCGGCATCGGTGGTGTGGCTAAGAAGTCAGCCTTTGTGATGCAGACCCTCGCCGACGTGCTCAACCGCCCGATCAAAATTGCGGTGTCGGAGCAGGCTCCAGCGCTGGGTGCAGCCATGTACGCGGCCGTTGCCGCCGGCGTGCACCCCGACGTACTGACGGCTCAACGCGCCATGGGCAGTGGCTTTGCCGAAACCTACGAGCCCAACCCCGCTAGCGTAGCCGAGTACCAGGCTCGCTACGAGCAATACCAGGCCTTCGGCCGCTTCGTGGAAGATGTCACGTTGCGCGAAGGTGAAGTAGCCGAAACTACCTTAGTTGACGAAGTATAA
- a CDS encoding L-ribulose-5-phosphate 4-epimerase gives MSQYQDLKQACYEANMQLPKLGLVLFTFGNASVVDRQQGVFAIKPSGVPYDTLRPEDIVIVDFANKIVEGTKRPSSDTKTHAVLFSHWEHIGGIVHTHSTYATAWAQAQLDIPILGTTHADHLTADIPCAPPMDDNMIAGDYEHQTGWQIMNEFQRRGISPEEVEMVLLSNHAPFTWGKTVEKAVYNSAVLEEVARMAYLSCTLRPDVPRLKDALIRKHYERKHGVNSYYGQS, from the coding sequence ATGAGTCAGTACCAAGATCTAAAGCAGGCCTGCTACGAGGCCAATATGCAATTGCCGAAGCTAGGCCTCGTGCTATTTACCTTCGGGAATGCCAGCGTGGTCGACCGCCAGCAGGGCGTATTCGCCATCAAGCCGAGCGGCGTACCCTACGACACGTTGCGCCCCGAAGACATCGTCATCGTTGACTTCGCCAACAAAATCGTGGAGGGCACCAAGCGGCCTTCGTCGGATACCAAGACGCACGCGGTGCTGTTCAGCCATTGGGAGCACATTGGCGGCATCGTGCACACGCACTCGACCTACGCTACGGCGTGGGCGCAGGCGCAGCTCGATATCCCGATCCTAGGTACGACCCACGCCGACCACCTCACCGCCGACATCCCCTGCGCGCCGCCCATGGACGACAATATGATTGCCGGCGACTACGAGCATCAGACCGGCTGGCAGATCATGAACGAGTTTCAGCGCCGTGGCATCTCGCCCGAGGAAGTGGAGATGGTGCTGCTCAGCAATCATGCGCCCTTCACCTGGGGCAAAACCGTGGAGAAAGCCGTGTACAATAGCGCCGTGCTGGAAGAAGTAGCCCGCATGGCCTACCTCAGCTGCACGCTTCGCCCCGACGTGCCGCGCCTGAAAGACGCCTTGATTCGCAAGCACTACGAGCGCAAACACGGCGTCAATTCTTACTACGGCCAGAGCTAG
- the araA gene encoding L-arabinose isomerase has translation MIDISQYEAWFITGTQHLYGPETLKEVAQHSQQIAEALDSKLPIKIIYKPILTGPEEIYKLIQEANTTENCVGLIAWMHTFSPAKMWINGLKILQKPMAHLHTQFNRDIPWGTIDMDFMNTNQSAHGDREFGFIGTRMRLNRKVVVGHWEDGAVQDQLSVWSRAACAWADWQGARFIRFGDNMRYVAVTEGDKVEAEIKFGYSVNGYGIGDLVAVVNAIPEEQVDALVAEYEQQYELADTLKEGGSQRESLRDAARIEAGMRKFLQDTGAKGFTDTFEDLHGMAQLPGIATQRLMAEGYGFGGEGDWKTSALVRAMKVMGAGLPGGNSFMEDYTYHFAPGNNQVLGSHMLEICPTIAEGKVRAEIHPLGIGGKADPVRLVFNCPAGPALNATLIDMGNRFRMIVNEVEAVAPEQDLPNLPVARVLWKVKPDLATGAAAWILAGGAHHTGYSQNLTTEYLEDFAEMAGIEFVVIDGDTKLRTFKNELRANEAAFGGRY, from the coding sequence ATGATTGACATTTCGCAGTACGAAGCCTGGTTTATTACCGGCACCCAGCACCTTTACGGCCCTGAAACGCTGAAAGAAGTAGCCCAGCACTCGCAGCAGATTGCGGAAGCGCTGGATAGCAAGCTGCCAATCAAGATTATCTACAAGCCTATTCTGACGGGCCCCGAAGAAATCTATAAGCTGATTCAGGAAGCCAACACCACCGAAAATTGCGTGGGTCTGATTGCCTGGATGCACACGTTCTCACCGGCCAAAATGTGGATCAACGGCCTGAAGATCCTGCAAAAGCCGATGGCGCACCTGCACACGCAGTTCAACCGCGACATTCCGTGGGGCACCATCGACATGGACTTCATGAACACAAACCAGTCGGCGCACGGCGACCGGGAGTTCGGCTTCATCGGTACTCGTATGCGCCTGAACCGCAAAGTGGTGGTAGGTCACTGGGAAGATGGCGCGGTGCAAGATCAACTGAGCGTATGGTCGCGGGCGGCTTGCGCCTGGGCCGACTGGCAGGGTGCCCGTTTCATCCGCTTCGGCGACAACATGCGCTACGTAGCCGTGACGGAAGGCGACAAAGTAGAAGCCGAAATCAAGTTTGGCTACTCGGTAAATGGCTACGGTATCGGTGACTTGGTGGCCGTGGTAAATGCTATTCCAGAAGAGCAAGTAGACGCGCTTGTTGCGGAGTACGAGCAGCAGTACGAGCTAGCCGACACCCTGAAAGAAGGTGGTAGCCAGCGCGAATCATTGCGCGACGCGGCCCGCATTGAGGCTGGTATGCGCAAGTTCCTGCAAGACACCGGTGCCAAAGGCTTCACCGATACGTTCGAAGACCTGCATGGCATGGCGCAATTGCCTGGCATTGCTACGCAGCGCCTCATGGCGGAAGGCTACGGCTTCGGTGGCGAAGGCGACTGGAAAACCTCGGCGCTAGTACGCGCCATGAAAGTGATGGGTGCTGGCCTGCCCGGCGGCAACTCCTTCATGGAAGATTACACGTACCACTTCGCGCCCGGCAACAACCAAGTGCTCGGTTCGCACATGCTCGAAATCTGCCCCACGATTGCCGAAGGTAAGGTGCGCGCAGAGATTCACCCCCTAGGTATCGGCGGCAAGGCGGATCCGGTGCGTTTGGTATTCAACTGCCCCGCTGGCCCCGCGCTGAACGCTACGCTCATCGACATGGGCAACCGCTTCCGCATGATCGTGAACGAAGTAGAAGCCGTAGCTCCTGAGCAGGATCTGCCGAACCTGCCCGTAGCCCGCGTGCTCTGGAAAGTGAAGCCCGACCTAGCTACCGGCGCAGCTGCCTGGATCTTGGCGGGCGGTGCTCACCACACCGGCTACAGCCAGAATCTGACCACCGAGTACCTGGAAGACTTCGCCGAAATGGCTGGCATCGAGTTCGTGGTAATCGATGGCGACACGAAGCTGCGCACGTTCAAAAACGAGCTGCGCGCCAACGAAGCCGCTTTCGGTGGCCGCTACTAA